The Nitrospirota bacterium sequence TTTATTAAAAGATGACAAAAACCGTTCGCATCAATTTGTTGGTATTGACAAATAATGAAAGAATATGGTATTAAAAAAACTCTATTCTCCTTAAGAAATCTAATAGTTTAAAATTCTGGGGGAGGAGGTGAAATAACAATCGAAGAAGATCTTTTTAACGCAAACCTACTGTTAAAATTAACACCATATTATTAAAACAAATTGCCTGTCTGCGTGTCGCACAGGTAGAAAGGGAGGGTCTATAATATGTCTGAAGAAAAAAGAAATCAAATCTGGGCGCTTATAATCACAGGTTTCCTTATCCTTGTTAGCCTTGTGTACTACAATGTGAATATATTCTATATATACCTCATCACTTATATCTGGTTTGGATTCGCCTACGGTATAATGCTCCAGTACGGGAGGTTCTGTTTTGCCTCTGCTTCGAGGGATCTTTTCGCTGCGGGTGTTCCGAGGATGGCTGTTGGGGTTATGATAGGACTTATGTTCTTCAGCATCATGCAGGCAATCGTTTCAGCCATTGGTCTGAGCACCTTCCACCCTGCTCCATTCGGGCTCCATATGTTAATCTCAGGGATAATCTTCGGGCTCGGTATGGTCCTTGCTGGAGGTTGTGCGTCAGGCTCTCTTTATAAAGTTGGTGAGGGTAATATGACCAATTTTATGGCTGTAATCTTCGGGCTCTGTTTAGGACAGGCAATATTTGTGGATGTAGGAGGTATCTTTGATAAACTCATTCCTGCATCATGGGAAAAATCAGCCCTCGCAAAAGGACTTCCAGAGTATATAATTAAGGATGGGTGGTTTGATAAATATCTTGCCGGTTATGTATGGAATCAGCCTACAATAACCCTTGCCGACACAAAGTTCATATCCAGTACATTTCCAGGGGCATGGAAATACTTCATCGGCAATTCCCTTATAAATGCTATAATACCTGCTGCGCTCGTTATCTTGCTCATCTACTTTACAGTCTACAGAAAGTCCTATATCAAAAAGGCAGGAAGCCCATCGCTCGGGTTCGGTGGTGAAGTGGGTGGAATCTGGTCGATGATAACAGCATCCAAAAGGACTGCAATAATGGGAATAGTCATAGGGATTACAGCAGGGCTTCACATACTCGCTATAGGTGGATTACAGCGTAAGTTTGGTGTTACAAACTTTGGAGGGCTTCTACAAAGGATGGGTTATCCACAGGATACCTCATTGATGGGAGAGGTCTTTGATCCCGGATACTGGTATATAACAAGTCAGGAGGCACAGTTTGGCGCATGGGTGTTGGAGAAATTAGGCTTGGATATGCATAACAATATATTCTTTGGAATAAACAATGGCATCCCTGAACTATTACGCAACCCCGCGCTCTGGATGTCCATGGGTATTATCCTCGGTGCAATGGTAATGTCACGTATGAATAATGAATTCGCCCTCAAATGGCCTAAGGGAGAACTCTGGGTATGGGGTATCTTAGGAGGTCTGCTCATGGGATTTGGCTCAAGGCCATCCCTGGGATGCAACATAGGTGCATTCTTTATAAGGATTTCAGGAGGAGACCCTAATGGATGGTTATACGGCGCTGGTATGGCAACCGGCGCATTCATTGCAGTAAAATTCTTTAACTGGTGGACAGAAAGGAAGATGGCTAAAGAAATGGAGTACTTCTGAAGTGATTAGTGACAGTGAGCAGTGTCTGTAACTGAAGATAAAAACTGACACTGACAATAAAAAGGAGGGAATAAAATGGCGATTAAATTTGAGAAAAAAAGTGATGGGAACTATATGCTCGATGTATGTGGATATGTCTGCCCTCACCCCCAGCTTTACACAAAGAAA is a genomic window containing:
- a CDS encoding YeeE/YedE family protein codes for the protein MSEEKRNQIWALIITGFLILVSLVYYNVNIFYIYLITYIWFGFAYGIMLQYGRFCFASASRDLFAAGVPRMAVGVMIGLMFFSIMQAIVSAIGLSTFHPAPFGLHMLISGIIFGLGMVLAGGCASGSLYKVGEGNMTNFMAVIFGLCLGQAIFVDVGGIFDKLIPASWEKSALAKGLPEYIIKDGWFDKYLAGYVWNQPTITLADTKFISSTFPGAWKYFIGNSLINAIIPAALVILLIYFTVYRKSYIKKAGSPSLGFGGEVGGIWSMITASKRTAIMGIVIGITAGLHILAIGGLQRKFGVTNFGGLLQRMGYPQDTSLMGEVFDPGYWYITSQEAQFGAWVLEKLGLDMHNNIFFGINNGIPELLRNPALWMSMGIILGAMVMSRMNNEFALKWPKGELWVWGILGGLLMGFGSRPSLGCNIGAFFIRISGGDPNGWLYGAGMATGAFIAVKFFNWWTERKMAKEMEYF